The following coding sequences lie in one Glycine soja cultivar W05 chromosome 16, ASM419377v2, whole genome shotgun sequence genomic window:
- the LOC114390413 gene encoding NDR1/HIN1-like protein 12 — protein sequence MATTMPKFKRKLVMGANGRTNPLVWLVAIICTIIAVAVVVVGIVVFIGYIVIHPRVPVISVTNAHLDLLRNDYAGLLQTQLTIVVTAKNGNAKAHASFSAITFNISYQGQDIAVLVADPFEVPKNSSKDLSYVVQSSSIPLTPDQMEEVNDAWKRNEIEFDFKGAARTQWRVGPLGSVKFLCHLDCDLKFRPVNGTYIPSRCTSKSH from the coding sequence ATGGCCACCACAATGCCGAAATTCAAGCGAAAACTTGTGATGGGTGCAAATGGTCGCACCAACCCCTTGGTGTGGCTAGTGGCGATTATCTGCACCATCATAGCAGTAGCAGTGGTAGTTGTAGGCATTGTAGTGTTCATTGGTTACATAGTGATACACCCTAGAGTGCCTGTGATCAGTGTCACCAATGCACATTTAGATCTTCTCAGAAATGACTATGCTGGTTTGCTCCAAACCCAACTCACCATCGTCGTGACTGCGAAGAATGGGAATGCCAAGGCTCATGCATCCTTCTCCGCGATCACCTTCAACATCAGCTACCAGGGCCAAGACATTGCTGTGCTTGTTGCTGACCCTTTTGAGGTGCCAAAGAACAGCTCAAAGGACCTCAGCTATGTTGTCCAATCTTCTTCTATACCCTTGACTCCTGATCAAATGGAGGAAGTGAATGATGCTTGGAAGAGGAATGAAATTGAGTTTGACTTCAAAGGGGCTGCAAGGACACAGTGGAGGGTAGGGCCTTTAGGGTCTGTGAAGTTCTTGTGCCATCTTGATTGTGACCTCAAGTTTCGCCCCGTGAATGGGACTTACATTCCCTCGCGGTGCACCTCCAAATCACACTGA
- the LOC114390996 gene encoding pentatricopeptide repeat-containing protein At1g77360, mitochondrial-like, whose translation MSHEMEALAENPGRSRDLKHPSKNPTKPPQPNQFPSHLDAPNVSSTARALCDILTRSSPQDIESALSSSGIVPEEECTNEVLRLSYNYPSSAVKFFRWAGRGKKHPVHTWNLMVDLLGKNQLFEPMWDAVRSMKQEQKLSLSTFASVFQSYCTAARFNEAVMSFDVMDRYGVKQDVVAVNSLLSAICSEDNQTSFGLEFFEGIKAKVPPDGDTFAILLEGWEKEGNAAKAKTTFGDMVAHIGWNKDNVAAYDAFLMTLLRAGLMDDVVRFLQVMKDHDCFPGLKFFTTALDFLVKQNDADHAVPVWDVMVSGELVPNLIMYNAMIGLLCNNAAVDHAFRLLDEMAFHGAFPDSLTYNMIFECLVKNKKARETERFFAEMVKNEWPPTGSNCAAAIAMLFDCDDPEAAHEIWSYVVENRVKPLDESANALLIGLCNMSRFTEVKRFAEDILDRRINIYQSTMSILKDAFYKEGRSARDRYDSLYRRWKAHVQL comes from the coding sequence ATGAGTCACGAGATGGAGGCACTGGCAGAAAACCCAGGTAGGTCAAGGGACTTAAAACACCCATCGAAAAACCCTACAAAACCGCCCCAACCGAACCAATTTCCCTCCCACCTCGACGCGCCCAACGTCTCCTCCACGGCGCGTGCCCTGTGCGACATCCTCACCCGAAGCTCCCCTCAGGACATCGAATCGGCGCTCTCCTCCTCGGGAATTGTCCCCGAGGAAGAGTGCACGAACGAGGTCCTGAGACTCTCGTACAATTACCCCTCCTCGGCCGTCAAGTTCTTTCGATGGGCTGGGCGCGGGAAGAAGCACCCTGTCCACACGTGGAACTTGATGGTTGACCTGCTGGGTAAAAACCAGCTCTTCGAGCCCATGTGGGACGCCGTTAGGTCCATGAAACAGGAGCAAAAGCTTTCACTATCCACTTTCGCCTCCGTTTTCCAGAGCTACTGCACCGCCGCTAGGTTTAACGAGGCCGTTATGAGCTTCGACGTGATGGACAGGTACGGTGTCAAGCAGGACGTGGTCGCCGTTAACTCGCTCCTCAGCGCCATTTGCAGCGAGGACAACCAAACCTCCTTTGGCCTCGAATTCTTCGAGGGGATCAAGGCGAAGGTGCCACCGGACGGCGACACCTTCGCCATTTTGCTCGAAGGGTGGGAGAAGGAAGGCAATGCTGCCAAAGCTAAGACCACCTTTGGGGACATGGTGGCCCACATTGGCTGGAACAAGGACAATGTTGCTGCCTACGATGCGTTTTTGATGACCCTCCTTCGCGCTGGGCTCATGGATGATGTTGTGAGGTTCCTTCAGGTCATGAAGGACCACGACTGCTTCCCAGGTTTGAAATTCTTTACCACTGCACTTGACTTTCTTGTCAAGCAAAACGATGCTGATCACGCTGTCCCCGTGTGGGATGTAATGGTGAGTGGTGAACTAGTGCCTAATTTGATCATGTACAATGCCATGATTGGGCTGCTCTGCAACAATGCTGCGGTTGACCACGCATTTCGCCTGCTCGATGAGATGGCCTTCCATGGCGCTTTCCCAGACTCCTTGACTTATAACATGATCTTCGAGTGCTTGGTGAAGAACAAAAAGGCGCGTGAGACAGAGAGGTTCTTTGCCGAGATGGTCAAGAATGAGTGGCCGCCCACAGGCTCTAATTGCGCTGCAGCCATCGCGATGCTGTTTGATTGTGATGACCCCGAAGCAGCACATGAGATTTGGAGTTATGTTGTTGAGAATCGTGTCAAGCCACTAGATGAAAGTGCGAATGCATTGCTCATTGGTCTTTGTAACATGAGTAGATTCACGGAGGTGAAGAGGTTTGCTGAGGACATTCTTGATAGAAGGATTAATATATATCAATCTACAATGAGCATACTGAAGGATGCCTTCTATAAAGAAGGTAGAAGTGCAAGAGACAGATATGATAGTCTTTATAGGAGATGGAAAGCTCATGTCCAGTTGTAA